One Cylindrospermum stagnale PCC 7417 DNA segment encodes these proteins:
- a CDS encoding clan AA aspartic protease: protein MIYGKVMDGRAIIPVVFRLPSQPDFNLDFVIDTAFNDHLTLPPQAVSAMNLPLYSSTEARLADGSQALLSIHLATIVWDGIERLVPVLAAGYKPLLGTSLMAGYHLEIDFQDNGLVSLEKL from the coding sequence ATGATTTATGGAAAAGTAATGGATGGTAGGGCAATAATTCCAGTGGTTTTTCGTTTACCTTCGCAGCCAGATTTTAATTTGGATTTTGTCATTGATACTGCATTTAATGACCATCTTACTTTACCACCGCAGGCAGTCAGTGCGATGAATCTTCCCTTGTATTCTAGTACCGAAGCAAGGTTAGCCGACGGTAGTCAAGCTTTATTATCTATCCATTTGGCAACAATTGTATGGGACGGCATAGAAAGATTAGTTCCAGTTTTAGCTGCTGGTTATAAACCTTTACTAGGAACTTCTCTCATGGCAGGATATCATCTAGAAATAGATTTTCAAGATAATGGTTTAGTTTCCTTAGAAAAACTCTAA
- a CDS encoding DUF1156 domain-containing protein: MPKRPDVFIEKMMPVQVLNEQVNFEHGGNPFKGLHRWYSRKPLSFSRASVLASILPADITMQEFEYLLGLVPGKEVKLYKTPPNSVQIKKVQDYCEKVWGTRTPTILDAFAGGGSIPFEAARYGLNVLASDLNPVAVVTMKAAMEYPLKFGPDLQQDIDKWVKWVGDEAEKRLAEFFPSLPGETTQYYFWAHTVVCPNCESVVPLSPNWWLSRTSNYAGKGQARKITTDWYAVKPIPNPENKRVNFELISGRKGKGITIETTNGEYDPDTTITISRGVGKCPNCNSVIQDEAIKTYAQSKGLGHQLYAVAYRKGSGALEFRTPQEIDYEGIKKAELFLSEKKQEWELAGFIPIQEIPENTHRGPDMYLYGIYKWYEMFNARQLITLATYTKIIDDAKSLIQHEYEVSKVESILTYLSILISNCVDKNCRLAHLNASKCAIESALGQHSLNLFWNYPETNVITKLWQYQCESLISDYSGICNLFSNDYFNASIPNFEQKAHKYIQIKATSADSLTHVLDKSVDAIVTDPPYYDSIRYGEISDFFYVWLRANLLSVFPDLFFNELTDKDREAIANPGRFRNMGVSPEILANQDYEAKMAMAFAEYHRVLRDDGVMTVQFNHKDSGAWDVLAKSLIDAGFEITASWAVSTENPQNLHQAQKNAVSSTVLLVCRKRDPNAEQAWWDDVRIDVRNIVFEKAPELEKCLTEDSRPAADRVANPQRRIKPPGINLCLSAFGSALSVFTKYSSILDSAGNPVEPKAAFEEVRQAVVEYRLQKLLEGKDFNGIDPLTQWYILAWDTFEAREFPFDEARQLALAVGGFDVSDLVKKHKLLDSGSGYCKLLTPEQRLKKRAFSVTDTEFSARYLVDGLHAIIALYQEEENTEPVRRFMKNTGLVSNDLFMRTFEVALKVIPRIGDEKKRIPEEKALLDLWLAMDEIKAKVSYVQPEIPFNEGGQLNLF, encoded by the coding sequence ATGCCTAAACGCCCCGATGTTTTTATTGAAAAAATGATGCCTGTACAGGTATTAAACGAGCAAGTTAATTTTGAACATGGGGGAAATCCATTTAAAGGATTACATCGCTGGTATTCGCGTAAGCCATTATCTTTTAGTCGCGCTAGTGTGTTGGCTTCGATATTACCAGCAGATATCACAATGCAAGAGTTTGAATATTTGCTGGGGTTAGTACCGGGGAAGGAGGTAAAGCTATATAAAACGCCGCCTAATTCTGTGCAAATTAAGAAAGTGCAGGATTATTGTGAGAAGGTTTGGGGAACTCGCACACCCACAATTTTAGATGCGTTTGCAGGTGGTGGGAGTATTCCGTTTGAGGCGGCGAGATATGGGTTAAATGTGCTGGCTTCTGATTTAAATCCTGTGGCGGTGGTGACGATGAAGGCGGCGATGGAATATCCGCTAAAGTTTGGCCCAGATTTGCAGCAGGATATTGATAAATGGGTGAAGTGGGTAGGAGATGAAGCGGAGAAAAGATTAGCTGAGTTTTTCCCTTCTTTACCTGGAGAAACAACTCAATATTACTTTTGGGCGCATACGGTTGTTTGTCCTAATTGTGAGTCTGTTGTTCCTCTAAGTCCTAATTGGTGGTTAAGTCGGACTAGCAATTATGCAGGAAAAGGACAAGCGAGAAAAATTACAACTGACTGGTATGCTGTAAAGCCAATTCCTAATCCTGAAAACAAGCGAGTTAATTTTGAATTAATTAGTGGAAGAAAGGGTAAAGGGATAACTATTGAAACGACTAATGGAGAATATGACCCAGATACAACAATTACTATTAGTAGAGGTGTAGGTAAATGTCCTAATTGTAATAGTGTAATTCAAGATGAGGCTATAAAAACCTATGCTCAATCCAAAGGATTAGGACATCAATTATATGCAGTAGCTTATCGTAAAGGTAGCGGAGCATTAGAATTTCGGACACCTCAAGAAATAGATTACGAAGGTATAAAAAAGGCAGAGTTGTTTTTAAGTGAGAAAAAACAGGAATGGGAATTGGCTGGTTTTATACCTATTCAAGAAATTCCTGAAAATACTCATAGAGGGCCAGATATGTACCTATACGGTATTTATAAATGGTATGAAATGTTTAATGCTCGTCAACTTATAACACTTGCAACCTATACAAAAATTATTGATGATGCAAAATCCTTAATTCAACATGAATACGAGGTTAGTAAAGTAGAATCAATTTTGACTTATTTAAGTATTTTAATTAGTAACTGTGTAGATAAAAACTGTAGATTAGCACATTTAAATGCGTCTAAATGTGCTATTGAATCAGCCCTTGGACAACATTCGCTTAACCTATTTTGGAATTATCCCGAAACTAATGTTATTACTAAATTGTGGCAATATCAATGTGAATCATTGATATCTGATTATTCTGGAATTTGTAATTTATTTAGCAATGATTATTTCAATGCAAGTATTCCAAATTTTGAACAAAAAGCTCATAAATATATTCAAATAAAAGCAACATCAGCCGATAGCCTAACTCATGTTCTTGATAAATCTGTAGACGCTATAGTTACAGACCCACCATACTATGATTCTATTCGTTATGGTGAAATCTCTGACTTTTTTTATGTATGGCTTAGAGCAAATTTATTAAGTGTCTTCCCTGACTTATTCTTTAACGAACTTACTGACAAAGATAGAGAAGCAATTGCAAATCCAGGGCGCTTCCGCAACATGGGAGTATCTCCAGAAATTCTCGCCAACCAAGACTATGAAGCAAAAATGGCGATGGCTTTCGCTGAATACCATCGCGTATTACGTGACGACGGCGTAATGACAGTACAATTCAACCACAAAGACTCCGGCGCGTGGGATGTCTTAGCAAAATCCCTCATTGATGCTGGTTTCGAGATTACCGCATCTTGGGCAGTCAGTACTGAAAATCCCCAAAACTTGCACCAAGCGCAGAAAAACGCAGTATCCAGCACAGTACTTTTAGTATGCCGCAAACGTGACCCCAACGCCGAACAAGCTTGGTGGGATGACGTGCGAATTGACGTGCGAAATATCGTCTTTGAAAAAGCACCAGAACTCGAAAAATGCTTAACTGAAGATTCTCGTCCTGCTGCTGATAGAGTAGCAAATCCGCAACGCCGCATTAAACCCCCTGGGATAAACTTGTGCTTAAGTGCTTTCGGTTCAGCTTTGAGTGTGTTTACTAAATATAGTTCCATCCTCGACAGCGCCGGGAACCCAGTTGAACCCAAAGCAGCATTTGAAGAAGTACGTCAAGCAGTAGTCGAATACCGACTACAAAAGCTATTAGAAGGTAAAGACTTCAACGGTATCGACCCCTTAACCCAATGGTACATCCTGGCATGGGATACCTTTGAAGCGCGAGAATTTCCCTTCGATGAAGCTAGACAACTGGCTTTAGCAGTGGGTGGTTTTGATGTTTCCGATTTAGTCAAAAAACACAAACTACTCGATTCTGGAAGCGGTTACTGTAAATTACTCACTCCAGAACAACGCCTGAAAAAACGCGCCTTCTCCGTCACCGATACTGAATTTTCTGCCAGATATTTAGTTGATGGACTCCACGCTATTATCGCCCTTTACCAAGAAGAAGAAAATACAGAACCTGTTCGCAGATTTATGAAAAATACAGGCTTAGTCAGCAACGATTTATTTATGCGGACATTTGAAGTAGCGTTGAAAGTAATTCCGCGCATTGGTGATGAAAAGAAACGCATCCCCGAAGAAAAAGCGTTGTTAGATTTGTGGTTAGCTATGGATGAAATTAAAGCCAAAGTGTCTTATGTGCAACCTGAGATACCATTTAATGAAGGTGGACAATTGAATTTATTCTGA
- a CDS encoding DUF7680 family protein, with protein MQEFQLRVVPTDNNNFALELYQCAYKKAGEKKRPSAKRIGRLKGNALIQVKQAIYDSLKANNYDPKTLSHNRQTPYILNEESGINLALLFQTLQPLSKIERIANIAQGIRAMSYEESHYWFAKISNGKRNQALKAIRVLLGD; from the coding sequence ATGCAAGAGTTTCAATTGCGAGTAGTCCCCACGGATAACAATAACTTTGCCCTGGAGTTGTATCAATGTGCTTATAAAAAAGCCGGGGAAAAAAAGCGTCCCTCTGCTAAACGCATTGGGCGTTTAAAGGGCAATGCTTTAATTCAGGTGAAACAGGCAATTTATGATTCTTTGAAGGCGAATAATTATGACCCCAAAACCCTAAGTCACAATCGCCAAACTCCTTATATTTTGAATGAGGAATCTGGGATAAATCTGGCATTATTGTTTCAGACTTTGCAACCGCTTTCTAAAATAGAACGCATTGCGAATATTGCCCAAGGGATTAGAGCCATGAGTTATGAAGAGTCGCACTACTGGTTTGCTAAGATTAGTAATGGTAAACGTAATCAGGCTTTGAAAGCGATTAGAGTCCTTTTGGGGGATTGA
- a CDS encoding ATP-binding protein — MLPSVFKTCIPRDEILAGELSPELFAAKLRLVVEGKAPQVYQDPTAFFANTFATDGLKTLISEVFGRLVGEAVGSPIIRLETSFGGGKTHDEIALWHIAKHGREIPGLHRFTDNINLIPDRPIQAAAIACQDLDPVNGVLHTDTGITTYTLWGEIAYQIGGVAGYSLLKGSDEQRVSPGTVVLERITQGQPTVIILDEIATYLRKAKAVIVGNSDLAGQVVAFLFALMDLAASCNNLVFVYTLASSSDSFGEETTEIRETISATARQERILKPSTDIEIYNIVKQRMFSSIEGNAATNAAREYLQSYKASRINLPDGCKDARYMESIEQSYPFHPELFNLLTKKIASIPNFQRTRGALRLFARVIRYLWQNADGSRLTADGQNTVTSQQSPVTSQQSPVNSQHSTNWIPLIHPHHIPVGVEEEITSDLTARLERPLMRITIQADVYNKDGREAHAQLQDAEWKAAGKPPFSTWVARTILLHSITQGISAGIRRAELNLSLLTPGLEIGFVDTALERLSEVAWYLENDPITTLARFKEEPSINKIIAEEKAQVGITEAKDDLRGRRDAIFANRLLTLVSAPESPADVDDVSDSIALCLIDFNEATISVTTEGPPPMVEKIFNETGESGKFRTFRNRLLFLVANKQELDRAINNAREFRAILNILNSPNRLQDLSENQQKQLKDKKGSLDLGVRVSLTNAYRHLFYPANDPVKAPKGLMHYTLPAQDSSDVKGKSNQQDVILKALKDCQKIRADDAPFYAPAYILQKVWLSGLTYWTTKALKEAFAKDLSLNILLDAELSKLRDTIRQGLQTGSWDMKVGEKLFIKTDEGKFTLPDSIEFSERMVLYRRGILELPKPREIELNAQVMSSNDDLKPVRVRWKASGALTITLYQDGNLVVGEFRPSDEYEMAIAKTTSFKIVADYGNGEVEERETQASILTYGTGTPRTPNGSEKIGDDWDDLSLFKAKPEEFDWEGTLNSVFTQLEDCIKDNQVQGIKSLEISVGQVMDYRRLMTAFPMLIKLPLLIDQTATITVGEQFIRLEYQGPVKGFQSFQGAVNTLLSSPDIKADVSLKLVFEFSSPVEPNGAEISNIKGALNRNPVDRLNLTAKVTY; from the coding sequence ATGCTTCCCTCAGTATTTAAAACTTGCATCCCTAGAGACGAAATTTTAGCAGGAGAACTCTCTCCTGAATTATTCGCGGCCAAGTTGCGACTGGTTGTTGAAGGGAAAGCGCCCCAAGTCTACCAAGATCCCACAGCCTTTTTCGCCAACACCTTTGCTACTGATGGTTTGAAAACTTTAATCTCTGAAGTGTTCGGGCGGTTGGTAGGGGAAGCTGTAGGTTCCCCCATTATCCGACTGGAAACCAGCTTTGGTGGTGGTAAAACTCACGATGAAATTGCTCTGTGGCATATTGCTAAACATGGACGAGAGATTCCTGGACTACATCGTTTTACTGACAACATTAATTTAATACCAGACCGACCGATTCAAGCAGCTGCGATCGCTTGCCAAGACCTTGACCCAGTTAATGGTGTTTTGCATACCGATACTGGCATTACCACTTACACCCTTTGGGGAGAAATTGCCTATCAAATCGGCGGTGTGGCAGGTTACAGCTTGCTTAAAGGTTCTGATGAACAGCGAGTTAGTCCAGGTACTGTAGTTTTAGAAAGGATCACCCAGGGGCAGCCCACAGTCATTATCCTCGATGAAATTGCTACATATTTGAGAAAAGCCAAAGCTGTTATAGTTGGGAATAGCGACTTAGCCGGACAGGTAGTTGCTTTTTTATTCGCCCTCATGGACTTGGCAGCATCTTGTAATAACTTAGTCTTTGTTTACACCCTCGCTTCTTCCAGTGACAGTTTCGGGGAAGAAACCACCGAAATTCGGGAAACCATTTCTGCCACAGCTAGGCAAGAACGCATTCTTAAACCCAGCACGGATATTGAAATTTACAACATAGTTAAACAGAGGATGTTCAGCAGTATTGAAGGTAATGCTGCCACCAACGCTGCCAGAGAATACTTACAAAGTTATAAAGCTAGTCGGATTAATTTACCAGATGGTTGCAAAGATGCACGCTACATGGAAAGCATCGAGCAAAGTTACCCCTTCCACCCCGAATTATTTAACCTGCTAACTAAAAAAATCGCCTCCATTCCCAACTTCCAACGCACCAGAGGCGCTTTGCGGTTATTTGCCAGAGTCATACGTTATCTGTGGCAAAATGCTGACGGTTCACGGTTAACTGCTGACGGACAAAATACAGTTACCAGTCAACAGTCACCAGTTACCAGTCAACAGTCACCAGTCAACAGTCAACATTCAACAAATTGGATACCGTTAATTCATCCCCACCACATCCCTGTTGGTGTTGAGGAAGAAATCACCAGCGATTTAACTGCCCGTTTAGAACGTCCCTTGATGCGGATTACTATCCAAGCAGATGTTTATAATAAAGATGGTAGAGAGGCACACGCTCAGTTACAAGATGCAGAATGGAAAGCTGCTGGTAAACCTCCCTTTTCTACCTGGGTAGCCCGGACTATTCTATTACATTCCATCACTCAAGGTATATCTGCGGGTATTCGTCGCGCCGAATTAAATTTATCTTTGTTGACACCGGGGTTAGAAATTGGCTTTGTTGATACTGCCTTAGAAAGACTGAGTGAAGTTGCTTGGTACTTGGAAAATGATCCGATTACAACTCTGGCTCGTTTTAAAGAAGAACCATCAATCAATAAAATTATTGCCGAAGAAAAAGCCCAAGTGGGAATTACCGAGGCGAAAGACGATTTGCGCGGTCGCCGCGATGCCATTTTTGCTAATAGACTACTCACGTTAGTTTCTGCACCAGAATCACCAGCGGATGTGGATGACGTTTCTGATAGCATCGCCCTGTGTTTAATTGACTTTAATGAGGCGACTATTTCTGTAACTACCGAAGGGCCACCGCCAATGGTGGAGAAAATTTTTAATGAAACAGGTGAGTCGGGTAAGTTTCGGACATTTAGGAATCGCTTATTATTTTTAGTTGCAAATAAGCAAGAATTAGACCGAGCGATTAACAACGCCAGGGAGTTTCGCGCCATTCTGAATATTCTCAATTCTCCCAATCGCTTGCAAGATTTATCAGAAAATCAGCAAAAACAACTCAAAGATAAAAAAGGTTCTCTTGATTTAGGGGTAAGGGTATCTTTAACTAATGCCTACCGCCACTTATTTTACCCAGCTAATGACCCTGTAAAAGCTCCCAAGGGGTTGATGCACTACACTCTTCCCGCCCAAGATTCTAGCGATGTGAAGGGTAAAAGTAATCAACAGGATGTGATTTTAAAAGCACTGAAAGATTGTCAAAAAATTCGTGCTGATGATGCACCATTTTATGCACCTGCTTATATTTTGCAGAAGGTTTGGCTGTCTGGGTTAACTTATTGGACAACTAAAGCATTGAAGGAAGCTTTCGCCAAAGACTTGAGTTTAAATATACTCCTTGATGCTGAATTATCCAAGCTGCGAGATACCATCCGCCAGGGGTTACAGACTGGTAGTTGGGATATGAAGGTGGGTGAGAAGTTATTTATTAAAACTGATGAAGGTAAATTTACCCTACCCGACTCTATCGAATTTTCTGAGCGGATGGTACTTTATCGCCGGGGAATTCTGGAATTACCGAAACCGCGAGAAATTGAACTTAACGCCCAGGTGATGTCCAGTAATGATGATCTTAAACCTGTGCGGGTGCGGTGGAAGGCTTCGGGGGCTTTGACGATTACGCTTTATCAGGATGGGAATTTGGTTGTTGGGGAGTTTCGCCCTAGTGATGAGTATGAGATGGCGATCGCTAAAACCACTTCTTTCAAAATTGTAGCTGACTACGGCAACGGCGAAGTAGAGGAGAGGGAAACCCAAGCAAGCATTTTAACCTACGGTACTGGAACACCCCGCACACCTAACGGTAGTGAAAAAATCGGCGATGACTGGGATGATTTATCGCTGTTTAAAGCTAAACCGGAAGAATTTGACTGGGAGGGAACACTCAATAGTGTATTTACTCAATTAGAAGACTGTATCAAAGATAATCAAGTTCAGGGTATCAAGTCTTTGGAAATCTCTGTCGGACAGGTGATGGACTACCGCAGATTGATGACAGCTTTCCCTATGTTAATAAAGCTACCCTTGCTAATCGACCAAACGGCAACTATTACTGTTGGTGAACAATTTATCCGCTTAGAGTATCAAGGGCCAGTTAAAGGATTTCAGAGTTTTCAGGGGGCTGTTAACACTTTGCTAAGTAGCCCGGATATAAAAGCTGACGTTTCCCTAAAGCTCGTATTTGAATTTTCATCTCCAGTCGAACCAAACGGCGCAGAAATCAGTAATATCAAAGGGGCCCTAAATCGTAATCCGGTTGATAGGCTGAATTTGACGGCTAAAGTAACTTACTGA
- a CDS encoding helix-turn-helix domain-containing protein → MSQDNSKIPNSNDRDELTTSILVDIQDNIRQVIRDKLIQYFPSDNALFVSEGSEISDLFEAIFNEVWQSTISSIVSAKDKIDENNLQNYYNIINNSLQGYKESQQSSLFKTQPFEAIPTAALMLSSINSQIKKQESWQKNEEGIAVAQHRAKGNPQNYIEHYISTPGDVTLLPWNEAQQIIDKFGFNSVKLHLILAAYTMEQEKPWESLFTVKGSELIEKIGWDKRTDLPKHKKLLEIAKTAFALDCLLVKTVWIEGRNRKGGINASTPVGRMWNITIVPSGQVNTSGKIEEPDEVQIIVQPGAWTKYFLNRAGAESREALYQFGYLAQKVLEIDPYHEELTLRLAIYLTLDSRVRLDGNYRVQELIEIALPKTEMDKALGDRSKAFSLKQRWDNALKHLLNKLNWQIVFDPETYPEWLRPEYTQKQPKGYFKKLLDAKLTIKPPHPIPELIASKVKPKVQRLQPKTKDTTPEDIKLTGSQVREARIAKGWSQTKLAGVLTVSQNFISLVERGSRPLSLQQAALVRMFLDIKI, encoded by the coding sequence ATGAGTCAAGATAACTCGAAAATTCCTAATTCTAATGATAGAGATGAACTCACTACTTCTATTTTAGTAGATATTCAAGATAATATTAGACAAGTTATCCGCGATAAATTAATTCAGTATTTCCCATCTGATAATGCATTATTTGTATCAGAAGGTTCAGAAATTTCAGACTTGTTTGAAGCTATATTTAATGAAGTATGGCAGAGTACAATCTCTTCAATAGTCTCCGCAAAAGATAAAATTGATGAAAATAACCTGCAAAATTACTACAATATAATAAACAACAGTCTTCAAGGCTATAAAGAGAGCCAACAAAGTTCATTATTTAAAACACAGCCATTTGAGGCTATTCCTACAGCAGCACTTATGCTTTCAAGCATTAATTCTCAAATTAAAAAACAAGAGTCGTGGCAAAAAAATGAAGAGGGGATAGCAGTTGCACAACATAGAGCTAAAGGTAATCCCCAAAATTATATTGAGCATTATATTAGTACTCCTGGTGATGTAACTTTACTTCCTTGGAATGAAGCTCAACAGATTATTGATAAATTTGGTTTCAATAGTGTCAAATTACACTTAATATTGGCTGCTTATACAATGGAGCAGGAGAAACCTTGGGAGAGCTTATTTACTGTCAAAGGCAGTGAGTTGATAGAAAAAATTGGTTGGGATAAGCGAACTGATTTACCTAAACATAAAAAACTTCTAGAAATAGCAAAAACAGCGTTTGCCCTGGATTGTTTGTTAGTTAAAACAGTATGGATAGAAGGGAGAAATAGAAAAGGTGGTATAAATGCTAGTACCCCTGTTGGTCGTATGTGGAACATCACTATTGTGCCATCTGGTCAGGTAAATACATCTGGAAAAATAGAAGAGCCTGATGAAGTTCAAATAATTGTTCAACCAGGTGCTTGGACTAAATACTTTTTAAACCGAGCGGGAGCTGAATCGCGGGAAGCTTTATATCAGTTTGGCTACTTAGCGCAGAAAGTCTTAGAAATTGACCCCTATCACGAAGAACTCACATTAAGGTTGGCTATATATTTGACATTGGATAGCCGGGTTCGCCTTGATGGAAACTACAGGGTACAGGAGCTAATAGAAATTGCATTGCCCAAAACAGAAATGGATAAAGCTTTAGGCGATCGTTCCAAAGCTTTTAGCCTGAAGCAGCGCTGGGATAATGCTTTAAAGCACTTGCTCAACAAGCTGAACTGGCAAATTGTATTTGACCCAGAAACATATCCCGAATGGCTAAGACCAGAATATACGCAGAAACAGCCTAAAGGCTACTTTAAAAAGCTACTGGATGCCAAGCTTACCATCAAGCCCCCACACCCTATTCCTGAACTAATAGCATCCAAAGTTAAGCCAAAGGTACAACGATTACAGCCCAAAACAAAGGATACAACACCAGAAGACATTAAATTGACTGGCAGCCAAGTGAGGGAAGCGCGTATTGCCAAAGGGTGGTCACAGACAAAGCTGGCTGGCGTTCTTACCGTCTCCCAAAATTTCATCTCACTAGTTGAAAGAGGCTCGCGCCCCCTCAGCCTACAACAAGCTGCCCTTGTCCGAATGTTCCTAGATATCAAAATTTAA